TAAAATTTCTCCCGATGGTATTGTATCTACCGTAGTAGGTATTCCAGGAGAAAAAGGTTATTTGGACGGAGATCCGGATATAGCTCTTTTCGACCGGTTCTGGGGAATGTATATAGACGAAGACGGTTCGTTATATATTGCAGATTACTATAATCGGTGTGTACGGAAGTTAACCATTGAATAATTACAGTACTATGATGAAGAAAATAAATGTAAAAACAATCCAACACTTTATACCATACTTAGTATGGATAAGCCTGATTATAACTATTCCCGTTCAATCAACCTTTGCACAAGAAGATAAAGGGAAAAAAGGAATAGTAGTTTCCGGAACAGTAGTAGACGAAGCCGGCATTACGCTGCCTAGCGTGAATATATATTTAAAAGACCGTCCGGGTGTAGGATTCGTCTCGGATGTAGACGGTAATTTTACGATCAACGGCTCAAAGAACGACATCGTAATCTTCTCCTTTATGGGATATGAAAATTACGAATATGTACTTACCAAAGATGTAAAAGACTTAAAAATACAAATGAAACCCTCTTCCATCGTACTGGAAGAAGCTGTTGTAGTAGGAATGGGTACGCAACGGAAAGTAAGCGTAGTAGGAGCCATTACCAGTGTAGACGTCGGGGAACTCCAGGTTCCGGCCACTTCGATGAACAACATTTTGGGCGGACGCGTTCCGGGAGTGATTGCCGTGCAAAACAGCGGTGAACCGGGTAAAAATATTGCCGACTTCTGGATACGTGGAATCGGTACTTTCGGGGCAAATAGCGGAGCCTTAGTTTTAATAGACGGGCTAGAAGGAAACTTAAGCCAGATAGACCCTGCGGATATCGAAAGCTTTTCTATCTTAAAAGACGCCTCCGCCACAGCAGTATACGGAGTAAGAGGTGCAAACGGTGTCGTACTGGTGACTACAAAAAGAGGAGAAGAACAGAAACTCCGTATTACCGGACGCGCCAACTTCACAGTTTCTTACCTCAACAAAATGCCTGAATACCTGGATGCATACGAATATGCCAAACTTGCCAATGAAGCATCCGTTGTTTCCGGACAAGCTCCGCGCTATACGGAACGGGAAATGGAAATTATCAAAAACAATCTTGACCCGGATATTTATCCTAACGTAAATTGGCAAGACGAAATCTTGAACCGGACCTCCTTGCAGCAAACCTATTATTTAAGTGCACGGGGTGGAGGTACGATTGCCCGCTACTTTATCAGTCTGGGTATGTCCAAGGAATCGGCAGCCTACAAACAAGATAAAACGAGCAAGTATAAAACAAATGTAGGATACAATACGTATAACTATCGTTCCAACCTGGATGTAAATGTAACGAAAACAACCTCTGTTTATTTAGGACTTGACGGATATATCTCCGTAAACAATATGCCGGGTATGGCGAATACCGATTGGCTTTGGTCATCCCAGGCAAAGCTAACCCCGTTAACCGTTCCGACCCGTTATTCCAACGGCTTATTCCCGGCTTACGGACAAGAAGATGAAATTTCTCCTTATATCTTGTTGAACCATACCGGCATGTCTTCTAAAAGCGAATACAAAAATATGGTCACCTTAGCCGTAAATCAGGATTTCAGTTTCATCACTCCCGGATTAAAACTGAAAATCCAAGGGGCTTTAGACAACCGTTCATACGTAACTGAGAAACGTGAAAAGATGATGGATCTTTACAATGCGATGGGACGGAATGCCAAAGGAGAACTTATCATGGTAAAAAAAGTAAACGCTTACGATACCAAATACAGTTCCTCAGAGCAACAATGGCGTAAATACCATTTCGAAGGGACTTTGAACTACGAACGGGTATTTGCCAAGGATCACCGTACCAGCGCCTTACTTTATTACTATATGAGTAGTGAAGGATATACCGGTCAAACTACTAGCATGGCCGCTATCCCGAAAAGATATCAAGGCGTTTCTTCCCGCTTGACGTATGGATACAAAGACACCTATATGATAGATGTAAACTTCGGATATACCGGCTCGGAAAACTTCCGCAAAGGAGAACAATTCGGATTTTTCCCCGCAATTGCATTGGGATGGATTCCTACCAACTATCAATGGGTAAAAGATAAACTTCCCGCACTCTCCTACCTAAAATTCCGTGCTTCATACGGTACGGTTGGAAACGACCGGATCTCTGACGACCGTTTCCCGTATCTTACCATTATCAATACCAATGCAGCCGGAGGCTGGGGAGGTAGCGGCCTGATCGAAACCGTAGTAGGAGCCGATAATCTGGCTTGGGAAAAATCAACCAAAGCAGATGTCGGAATGGAAGCTAAATTCTTGGATGACCGCTTGGAATTTGTAGTAGACGTATTCAACGACAAACGTGACGGTATTTTCCAGAAACGTACCCAACTACCTAATTATGTAGGAGCCATGCAAATGCCTTACAGTAATGTAGGTTCTATGAAGAGCTACGGGTCGGATGGAAATATCTCTTACTCCCAATCGTTCGGGAAAGACTTTTCACTTACCGTACGAGGTAATTTCACTTATTCCAACAACAAAGTGCTCCATTGGGAACAACCTTTCCAGAAATACGACTATTTGTCTTATACCGATAAACCTTA
The genomic region above belongs to Parabacteroides pacaensis and contains:
- a CDS encoding SusC/RagA family TonB-linked outer membrane protein, which translates into the protein MMKKINVKTIQHFIPYLVWISLIITIPVQSTFAQEDKGKKGIVVSGTVVDEAGITLPSVNIYLKDRPGVGFVSDVDGNFTINGSKNDIVIFSFMGYENYEYVLTKDVKDLKIQMKPSSIVLEEAVVVGMGTQRKVSVVGAITSVDVGELQVPATSMNNILGGRVPGVIAVQNSGEPGKNIADFWIRGIGTFGANSGALVLIDGLEGNLSQIDPADIESFSILKDASATAVYGVRGANGVVLVTTKRGEEQKLRITGRANFTVSYLNKMPEYLDAYEYAKLANEASVVSGQAPRYTEREMEIIKNNLDPDIYPNVNWQDEILNRTSLQQTYYLSARGGGTIARYFISLGMSKESAAYKQDKTSKYKTNVGYNTYNYRSNLDVNVTKTTSVYLGLDGYISVNNMPGMANTDWLWSSQAKLTPLTVPTRYSNGLFPAYGQEDEISPYILLNHTGMSSKSEYKNMVTLAVNQDFSFITPGLKLKIQGALDNRSYVTEKREKMMDLYNAMGRNAKGELIMVKKVNAYDTKYSSSEQQWRKYHFEGTLNYERVFAKDHRTSALLYYYMSSEGYTGQTTSMAAIPKRYQGVSSRLTYGYKDTYMIDVNFGYTGSENFRKGEQFGFFPAIALGWIPTNYQWVKDKLPALSYLKFRASYGTVGNDRISDDRFPYLTIINTNAAGGWGGSGLIETVVGADNLAWEKSTKADVGMEAKFLDDRLEFVVDVFNDKRDGIFQKRTQLPNYVGAMQMPYSNVGSMKSYGSDGNISYSQSFGKDFSLTVRGNFTYSNNKVLHWEQPFQKYDYLSYTDKPYNVSRGFIALGLFKDEQDVKNSATQFGKVRPGDIKYKDVTGDGKITDDDRVPLSYSPIPRLMYGFGGEFRYKNVTLGLLFKGTGKTNFFLNNNGYGYIPFYDGALGNVLSIAGKQENRWTPASYSGDPATENPNARFPRLSYGHNENNSKLSSFWLADSRYLRLQEVTLSYNFKHKALRDYLGISSLDLQLIGYNLAVWDSVKLWDPELANSNGYAYPIPMRFAFQLYVNF